A single Pyxicephalus adspersus chromosome 8, UCB_Pads_2.0, whole genome shotgun sequence DNA region contains:
- the LOC140337439 gene encoding proto-oncogene Mas-like has translation MNITSLNASSYNFTSIQDFRRQDQDRMTIVAAVFLIFSGIGLMGNLTVFWFLCFKIQRNKYTVYFMNLSAADALLETVAVMTLILNIVGYQSPKLQFNGVASFNLSLTILYYAMIYIGMYLLTSISTERCTSVLFPIWNTVHRPKNLSTIMCCFAWALGSLESLLDNFVCGPSLWQITANCFPIGVMNFVLAVGICLPLMIISSLFLLIKIGKTFRQRYPPKLYIIIIVAAIMFTLSVLPLNTIRFLLLCKLIPSNLLPISTVAPCEFWMIVNSALNPIIYVLIGRRWDQGSCFSIRDNLHRAFSLDNAE, from the coding sequence ATGAATATCACAAGTTTGAATGCCAGCAGCTATAATTTTACATCGATACAAGATTTTAGAAGACAGGACCAAGATCGAATGACAATAGTGGCTGCAGTGTTTCTGATCTTTTCTGGTATTGGCTTGATGGGAAACCTTACTGTGTTTTGGTTCCTTTGCTTCAAGATCCAGAGAAACAAATATACAGTTTACTTTATGAATTTGTCAGCAGCTGATGCCCTCCTGGAAACAGTTGCTGTTATGACTTTGATCTTGAATATTGTTGGGTACCAAAGTCCAAAACTTCAGTTTAATGGGGTCGCCTCTTTTAATTTATCCTTGACTATATTGTATTATGCCATGATCTATATTGGAATGTACCTCCTCACTTCTATCAGTACGGAAAGGTGCACGTCAGTCCTATTTCCCATTTGGAACACTGTTCATCGCCCAAAAAATCTTTCCACTATTATGTGTTGCTTTGCATGGGCCCTTGGCAGTCTGGAAAGTCTTCTGGATAACTTTGTATGTGGACCTTCTCTATGGCAAATAACAGCAAACTGTTTTCCCATTGGAGTGATGAATTTTGTTTTAGCTGTTGGGATCTGCCTACCtcttatgatcatttccagtctCTTTCTGCTCATCAAAATAGGGAAAACATTCCGTCAGCGATATCCACCTAAATTGTACATTATCATCATTGTGGCAGCCATAATGTTCACCTTGTCTGTCCTACCATTGAATACTATACGTTTTTTACTGTTGTGCAAGCTGATTCCATCAAATTTACTACCAATCAGCACAGTTGCTCCTTGTGAATTCTGGATGATAGTTAATAGTGCTCTAAACCCCATTATTTATGTTCTTATTGGGAGAAGATGGGACCAGGGATCCTGTTTCTCCATCAGGGACAACCTTCATAGAGCTTTTAGTTTGGACAATGCTGAATGA